From a single Arvicanthis niloticus isolate mArvNil1 chromosome 19, mArvNil1.pat.X, whole genome shotgun sequence genomic region:
- the LOC117723803 gene encoding E3 ubiquitin-protein ligase RBBP6-like → MGATKAIDDPSASLSLAQLTKTVNLAEANASEEDKIKAMMLQSGHEYNPINYMKKSLVGLPPPSYTCFRFGKPGHYIKNCPTNGDKNFATGPRIKKSTGIPTSFLMKVKDPNMKGAMLTNTGKYAIPIIDAEAYAIGKKEKPPFLPEEPSPSSEEGDPIPEELLCLICRDIPTDAVVIPCCGNSYCDECIRTALLESDEHTCPTCHENDVSPDALVANKSLRQANFDFRDPFEKERYQEWERQYRQWYEKYYKGYTVGVQPRPSANREDIWREWLKLQGDFRVLRK, encoded by the exons ATGGGAGCTACAAAAGCAATTGATGAcccttctgcatctctttctctggCCCAGCTTACAAAGACTGTCAATCTGGCTGAAGCCAATGCTTCTGAGGAAGACAAAATTAAAGCAATGATGTTGCAATCTGGCCATGAATACAACCCAATCAATTACATGAAGAAAAGTCTGGTAGGTCTGCCACCTCCATCGTACACCTGCTTTCGTTTTGGGAAACCTGGTCATTATATTAAGAATTGCCCAACAAATGGGGATAAGAACTTTGCAACTGGTCCTAGGATCAAAAAGAGCACTGGAATTCCTACAAGTTTTCTGATGAAAGTGAAAGATCCTAACATGAAAGGTGCAATGCTTACCAACACTGGAAAATATGCAATACCGATTATAGATGCAGAGGCCTATGCaattgggaagaaagagaaaccaccCTTCTTACCAGAGGAACCATCCCCATCTTCAGAAGAAGGTGATCCTATCCCAGAGGAGCTCCTGTGCCTCATCTGCAGAGACATTCCTACAGATGCAGTTGTGATTCCATGCTGTGGAAACAGTTACTGTGATGAATGTATAAGAACAGCCCTCCTGGAGTCCGATGAACATACATGTCCAACATGTCATGAAAATGATGTTTCTCCTGATGCTTTAGTTGCCAACAAGTCTTTACGGCAGGCt AATTTCGACTTTAGAGACCCATTTGAGAAAGAACGCTACCAGGAATGGGAGAGGCAATATCGACAGTGGTATGAGAAGTACTACAAAGGCTACACAGTGGGAGTGCAACCTAGACCCTCAGCCAACAGAGAAGACATTTGGAGAGAGTGGCTGAAACTTCAGGGAGACTTTCGGGTCCTCAGGAAGTAG